A single Curtobacterium sp. MCJR17_020 DNA region contains:
- a CDS encoding HAMP domain-containing sensor histidine kinase, protein MRRFRSVRARTTLGAGVVVLAALVVGAVGFVVVLRLVLLDGVRTSAEAGLEQVSSRVESDGAGAVTDYEDVLVQVVGDGGSVLAHGEDADAPALPTADESRWSHDGERWLLVADDVDLPGGGEATLVYGVSLEQTDTAIRTAVVLLVVGVPVLVLVLGIVTWSVTGRSLRPVERMRTEVETIRAAQPDARVVVPDTGDEIARLATTMNAMLDRLDRSAAGQRQFVSDASHELRSPIASLRQHAEVAVAYPDRTDVAEFSDVVRSEAVRLQDLVAGLLELSRLDEGGAGVRRPVDLDDLALDAVARARARARVPGGATGDRVIRVGGSGISAARVLGDERLLTGVVRNLVDNAVRHATSRVAVALVEQDGAAVLTVDDDGTGIPAAERDRVFERFVRLDEARSRDAGGAGLGLAIVRDAVRAHGGEATVADSPLGGARFVVRIALGG, encoded by the coding sequence ATGCGCCGCTTCCGGTCCGTGCGCGCGCGGACCACGCTCGGCGCCGGCGTGGTCGTGCTCGCCGCCCTGGTCGTCGGTGCCGTGGGGTTCGTCGTGGTGCTCCGCCTGGTGCTGCTCGACGGGGTGCGGACGTCCGCCGAGGCCGGACTCGAACAGGTGTCGTCGCGGGTCGAGTCCGACGGTGCCGGTGCGGTGACCGACTACGAGGACGTCCTGGTGCAGGTGGTCGGCGACGGCGGCTCGGTCCTCGCACACGGCGAGGACGCCGACGCTCCGGCCCTGCCGACCGCCGACGAGTCCCGGTGGTCGCACGACGGCGAACGCTGGCTGCTCGTCGCCGACGACGTCGACCTGCCCGGTGGGGGTGAGGCGACCTTGGTGTACGGCGTCTCCCTCGAGCAGACCGACACCGCGATCCGGACCGCCGTGGTGCTCCTCGTCGTCGGGGTGCCGGTGCTCGTCCTCGTGCTCGGGATCGTGACGTGGTCCGTGACCGGGCGGTCGTTGCGGCCGGTGGAACGGATGCGCACCGAGGTCGAGACGATCCGTGCCGCGCAGCCCGATGCCCGCGTGGTCGTGCCGGACACCGGCGACGAGATCGCCCGGCTCGCGACCACCATGAACGCCATGCTCGACCGGCTCGACCGATCCGCGGCGGGGCAGCGGCAGTTCGTGTCCGACGCCTCGCACGAGCTGCGGTCGCCGATCGCGTCCCTCCGTCAGCACGCAGAGGTCGCCGTCGCGTACCCGGACCGCACCGACGTCGCCGAGTTCTCCGACGTCGTGCGGTCCGAGGCCGTGCGCCTGCAGGACCTCGTCGCCGGGCTGCTCGAGCTGTCACGGCTCGACGAGGGCGGCGCGGGCGTCCGTCGTCCCGTGGACCTCGACGACCTCGCACTCGACGCCGTGGCGCGAGCGCGGGCGCGGGCCCGGGTGCCGGGTGGGGCGACCGGCGACCGCGTGATCCGGGTCGGCGGCTCCGGGATCTCCGCCGCACGCGTGCTCGGCGACGAACGGCTGCTCACCGGCGTGGTCCGGAACCTCGTCGACAACGCCGTCCGGCACGCCACGTCGCGCGTCGCGGTGGCCCTGGTCGAGCAGGACGGCGCCGCGGTGCTGACCGTGGACGACGACGGCACCGGGATCCCGGCGGCCGAGCGCGACCGGGTGTTCGAGCGGTTCGTCCGGCTCGACGAGGCCCGCAGCCGCGACGCCGGTGGTGCCGGCCTCGGTCTGGCGATCGTGCGGGACGCCGTCCGGGCGCACGGCGGCGAGGCGACGGTGGCGGACTCGCCGCTCGGCGGGGCGCGGTTCGTCGTGCGCATCGCACTCGGCGGCTGA
- a CDS encoding ImmA/IrrE family metallo-endopeptidase, giving the protein MTDPLLESFWARGAVEGWSDVDQAVAAAAVVVDKPIVVREEAFLATEPVCGFVATLEHAHLIMISPTASPTFRAFVIGHELGHVLHRHQEHAPQSAYIRDVIPDLPEYKVERALARGMFSNAYEHEAEVFADALATLIRRHRGRPSAFRGVFG; this is encoded by the coding sequence GTGACCGACCCGCTGCTCGAGTCCTTCTGGGCACGCGGCGCGGTCGAGGGGTGGTCCGACGTCGACCAGGCCGTCGCCGCCGCGGCCGTCGTCGTGGACAAGCCCATCGTCGTCCGCGAAGAGGCGTTCCTGGCGACGGAGCCGGTGTGCGGCTTCGTCGCCACGCTCGAGCACGCCCACCTGATCATGATCTCGCCGACCGCGTCGCCGACCTTCCGGGCGTTCGTCATCGGACACGAGCTCGGTCACGTCCTGCACCGGCACCAGGAGCACGCGCCACAGTCGGCCTACATCCGCGACGTCATCCCGGACCTGCCCGAGTACAAGGTCGAGCGGGCGCTGGCGCGGGGGATGTTCTCGAACGCGTACGAGCACGAGGCCGAGGTCTTCGCCGACGCGCTCGCGACGCTCATCCGGCGGCACCGCGGCCGCCCGAGCGCCTTCCGCGGGGTCTTCGGGTGA
- a CDS encoding PepSY domain-containing protein — protein sequence MTFRTQLQKPSARRVAALAALPVVAALALTGCSTDGSSDSAASSSNGSAATGATTGTSGGASATAASATSNDALLAAVATARGSVGSGTVISVEQEQRGSAYEVLVVTKDGTEHEVHTDAAGTGVTGTPQTETADADDRAEHDRFVAAADLDVSGAVSAFEDLHAGSITELGLDDHLGKVVWEGDVVDGSGTKHSVRIDAGSGDVVTDQVDTDD from the coding sequence ATGACCTTCCGCACCCAGCTCCAGAAGCCCTCTGCCCGCCGCGTCGCCGCCCTCGCCGCCCTGCCCGTCGTGGCCGCGCTCGCCCTCACCGGCTGCTCCACCGACGGGTCGTCCGACTCGGCGGCGTCGTCCTCGAACGGATCGGCCGCGACGGGCGCCACCACCGGCACGTCGGGTGGCGCGTCCGCGACCGCCGCCTCGGCGACGTCGAACGACGCCCTGCTCGCCGCCGTCGCGACCGCACGCGGGAGCGTCGGCTCCGGCACCGTCATCTCGGTCGAGCAGGAGCAGCGCGGCAGCGCGTACGAGGTCCTCGTCGTGACGAAGGACGGCACCGAGCACGAGGTGCACACCGACGCCGCCGGCACCGGGGTGACCGGTACCCCGCAGACCGAGACCGCCGACGCCGACGACCGTGCCGAGCACGACCGGTTCGTCGCAGCGGCCGACCTCGACGTCAGCGGGGCCGTCAGTGCCTTCGAGGACCTGCACGCCGGTTCGATCACCGAGCTCGGCCTCGACGACCACCTGGGCAAGGTGGTCTGGGAGGGTGACGTCGTCGACGGGTCCGGCACCAAGCACAGCGTCCGGATCGACGCCGGTTCGGGCGACGTCGTCACCGACCAGGTCGACACCGACGACTGA
- a CDS encoding response regulator transcription factor has translation MRVLVVDDEVRLADGVRRGLEAEGWAVDVAHDGVDGLWHAREFRYDAIVLDLMMPGMSGWAVCAQLRADQDWTPVLMLTAKDGEWDQVEALDAGADDYVTKPFSHPVLVARLRALVRRGARERPAVLTLGDLVVDPAARTVTRAGAPVDLTSREFAVLEYLARRSGQVCSKREVIENVWDVDFEGDPNIVEVYVGHLRRKLDRPFGRTSLETVRGAGYRLAADGG, from the coding sequence ATGCGTGTCCTGGTGGTCGACGACGAGGTGCGGCTCGCCGACGGCGTCCGTCGCGGCCTCGAGGCCGAGGGGTGGGCGGTCGACGTCGCCCACGACGGCGTCGACGGTCTGTGGCACGCCCGCGAGTTCCGCTACGACGCGATCGTCCTCGACCTCATGATGCCGGGGATGAGCGGATGGGCGGTCTGCGCCCAGCTCCGGGCCGACCAGGACTGGACGCCGGTGCTCATGCTCACCGCCAAGGACGGCGAGTGGGACCAGGTCGAGGCCCTCGACGCGGGCGCCGACGACTACGTCACGAAGCCCTTCTCGCACCCGGTCCTCGTCGCCCGGCTGCGCGCGCTCGTCCGCCGCGGTGCGCGGGAGCGCCCGGCGGTGCTGACCCTCGGCGACCTGGTCGTCGACCCGGCCGCACGGACGGTGACGCGTGCGGGAGCCCCCGTCGACCTGACGAGCCGCGAGTTCGCGGTGCTCGAGTACCTCGCGCGGCGCTCCGGGCAGGTGTGCTCGAAGCGCGAGGTGATCGAGAACGTCTGGGACGTCGACTTCGAGGGCGACCCGAACATCGTCGAGGTGTACGTCGGGCACCTCCGGCGCAAGCTCGACCGGCCGTTCGGGCGGACGTCACTCGAGACCGTCCGCGGTGCGGGCTACCGACTGGCGGCCGACGGTGGCTGA
- a CDS encoding SCO4848 family membrane protein encodes MLVFAAVVLFIGAVFNVVTWPRFFQRVAKDTRARDAAGKPTTFYTVHLVLLLIALAIAVAAVVAGILLLV; translated from the coding sequence GTGCTCGTCTTCGCCGCAGTCGTCCTGTTCATCGGTGCCGTCTTCAACGTCGTCACCTGGCCGCGCTTCTTCCAGCGCGTCGCGAAGGACACCCGCGCGCGGGACGCCGCGGGCAAGCCGACGACGTTCTACACGGTGCACCTCGTGCTGCTGCTCATCGCGCTCGCCATCGCCGTGGCCGCGGTCGTCGCCGGGATCCTGCTGCTGGTCTGA